The Clostridioides difficile genome has a segment encoding these proteins:
- a CDS encoding ATP-binding protein, translated as MAEKNQLLEEIKILLDEGKVAIDKAINKNLILILGGTGCGKSTAINYLAGCEMKEVEDEDTGISYIECVDPVAEIGSGAVSQTLYPNIVDMRRNVEGMDANLCDTAGFSDNRGVAHDISAAVSLGEVFRNSASICGVVVLIPEADILEARLTKVLDLFQQLNMCLHKENFRGSITFFISKSFLGRTEKQIYNVIRKKYEQLCESPENNIQDKAWLFEELLKGEGKNIHLCKPLEAEQREGLLKEVIKLEEVKDKTSAFQYPISADARLVLDTLIKDIQGGIVSRLEVYVKEYTEDFIKKVERVTMIQEMSKYDRVVDIFKNWLESSVNTASITLDKFINLLSGESGLFLEDTCIKLQNEIKRNLGIIKDLNKYTDHGDAEISLSSVYMESIIEKTSKSIMEQKFIIIKEKVEEILVSYDVQKQVWTLPNRDKLMEVANKTDYIYSKRDFEPIIKNLAGRNSEELEENITRLNTYGEKGNEIIRNLVSKYILTPFIIKAFILKEKTVIEVKALIKNLVVSSVLEAFRNRKVGDDVSTIMLSAKDTIYMDDNLGMDFASEKNIIISCKNLDVSSNAKINVSGKSGNIIDNSICGRNGEDGRDAGNIYLYIKEEIKNYRLTLIANGGNGSRGTDGKDGETGSTGKNGSDAGYTSNFHGKMFKGYFASGTSGEKGGKGEKGGNAGRGGNGGNKGNIYFLADSEEKRNKLIRCCDITVRDGERGPDGRPGFGGNGGKGGYHGYNTLSFSPSAIDSTVYYTGYFTSWDYKLTGIASYRITFEGGSWNEGKDGSSREYADYGDRGESGGYNNPNSKVSTAVLKVEESFIKEKYQNYCAEV; from the coding sequence ATGGCAGAAAAAAATCAGCTTTTAGAAGAAATCAAAATCCTATTAGATGAAGGAAAAGTAGCAATAGACAAGGCTATAAATAAGAATCTAATTTTGATTCTTGGAGGAACAGGTTGTGGGAAAAGTACAGCAATTAATTATCTTGCAGGATGTGAAATGAAGGAAGTGGAAGATGAAGATACTGGTATCTCCTATATTGAATGTGTAGACCCCGTTGCAGAAATTGGTTCAGGAGCTGTTTCGCAAACTTTGTATCCAAATATTGTAGATATGAGAAGAAACGTAGAAGGAATGGATGCAAATTTATGTGATACTGCAGGATTTAGTGATAACAGAGGAGTAGCACATGACATTAGTGCAGCAGTTTCGTTGGGAGAGGTGTTTAGAAATTCTGCATCTATATGTGGTGTAGTTGTACTAATACCAGAAGCTGATATATTAGAGGCTAGACTTACAAAAGTACTCGATTTATTTCAACAGTTAAATATGTGTCTTCATAAAGAAAATTTTAGAGGAAGTATCACTTTCTTTATTTCTAAAAGCTTTTTAGGAAGAACAGAAAAACAAATATATAATGTGATTAGAAAAAAATACGAACAATTGTGTGAAAGCCCAGAAAATAATATACAAGATAAAGCTTGGTTATTTGAAGAATTGCTAAAAGGAGAAGGAAAAAATATTCATCTTTGTAAACCACTTGAAGCAGAACAAAGAGAAGGATTATTAAAAGAAGTAATAAAGTTAGAAGAAGTAAAAGATAAAACATCAGCATTCCAATACCCAATTAGTGCAGATGCAAGATTAGTTTTAGATACATTAATAAAAGATATTCAAGGTGGTATAGTATCTAGGCTAGAAGTTTATGTTAAAGAATATACAGAAGACTTTATTAAGAAGGTTGAAAGAGTGACAATGATTCAAGAAATGTCAAAATATGATAGAGTAGTAGACATATTTAAAAACTGGTTAGAAAGTTCAGTTAATACAGCTAGTATTACTTTAGATAAATTTATCAATTTACTATCAGGAGAAAGTGGATTATTCTTGGAAGACACATGTATAAAATTACAAAATGAGATAAAGAGAAACTTAGGTATAATTAAAGATTTAAATAAATATACAGACCATGGAGATGCTGAAATTTCATTATCTTCTGTATACATGGAATCTATTATAGAAAAAACAAGTAAAAGTATAATGGAACAAAAATTTATTATTATAAAAGAGAAAGTAGAAGAGATTTTAGTTTCTTATGACGTACAAAAACAGGTATGGACATTACCAAATAGAGATAAATTGATGGAAGTTGCAAATAAAACAGATTACATATACAGTAAACGTGATTTTGAACCTATTATAAAGAATCTTGCAGGTAGAAATAGTGAAGAATTAGAAGAAAATATAACAAGATTAAATACATATGGAGAAAAAGGTAATGAAATAATTAGAAATCTTGTAAGTAAATATATTTTAACTCCATTTATAATAAAAGCATTTATACTTAAAGAAAAGACAGTCATAGAAGTTAAAGCATTAATTAAAAACTTGGTAGTTAGCAGTGTTTTAGAGGCTTTTAGAAATAGAAAAGTGGGAGATGATGTCTCTACAATTATGCTTTCAGCTAAAGACACTATCTATATGGATGATAATCTTGGAATGGATTTTGCATCAGAAAAAAATATCATTATTTCTTGTAAGAATCTTGATGTAAGTAGCAATGCTAAGATTAATGTAAGTGGAAAGAGTGGAAATATTATAGATAATTCTATATGTGGAAGAAATGGCGAGGATGGTAGAGATGCAGGAAATATTTATTTATACATTAAAGAAGAAATTAAAAACTATCGTCTTACACTAATAGCAAATGGAGGAAATGGTTCAAGAGGAACAGATGGTAAAGATGGTGAGACAGGAAGTACAGGTAAAAATGGAAGTGATGCAGGATATACAAGTAATTTCCATGGAAAAATGTTTAAAGGTTATTTTGCATCAGGAACAAGTGGTGAAAAAGGAGGGAAAGGAGAAAAAGGAGGAAATGCTGGAAGAGGCGGAAATGGAGGAAACAAAGGAAACATTTACTTCTTGGCAGATTCAGAGGAAAAGAGAAATAAGTTAATAAGATGTTGTGATATAACAGTAAGAGACGGAGAAAGAGGTCCAGATGGAAGACCAGGTTTCGGTGGAAATGGAGGAAAAGGTGGTTATCATGGTTATAATACACTTTCATTTTCTCCAAGTGCTATAGATTCCACTGTATACTATACAGGATATTTTACAAGTTGGGATTATAAACTAACTGGTATTGCTAGCTATCGTATAACTTTTGAAGGTGGAAGTTGGAACGAAGGAAAAGATGGGTCATCAAGAGAGTATGCTGATTATGGAGATAGAGGAGAATCTGGAGGATACAATAATCCAAATTCTAAAGTATCAACAGCAGTTTTAAAAGTAGAAGAAAGCTTTATTAAAGAGAAATATCAAAACTATTGTGCTGAAGTATAG
- a CDS encoding MFS transporter: MSIFKSNNEQNTEEIVDKKALVFGLISAFLCGIGFTIISPVVPFLVQPYTNSPGEQAIVVTMLTSVYAICVFFAAPGLGALSDRYGRRPLLLSCLLGSAIGYLVFGIGGALWVLFAGRIIEGVTGGSISTIFAYFADITPREHRSKYFGWLSAFSGVGCVIGPTVGGLLAKFGYSVPMYFGAIITLLNVIYGFLYMPESLDKKNRLKEITLARLNPFIQLANVLSVKNLKRLLVSAFLLWIPNGSLQSVFSQFTIDTFNWKPAIIGLVFSIMGIQDIISQGFIMPKLLRKLSDAQIAILGMISEIIGYSFIAASALFSFYPIFIVGMFIFGFGDSIFGPSFNGMISKSVDSSEQGRIQGGSQSIQSLARIIGPIIGGQIYVSLGHAAPAFMGIILIAVAISVLYRGIHANV, translated from the coding sequence ATGTCTATATTTAAATCAAACAATGAACAGAATACAGAAGAAATTGTAGATAAAAAGGCTTTGGTATTTGGTCTTATATCTGCGTTTCTTTGCGGAATCGGGTTTACTATCATATCACCTGTCGTTCCATTCTTAGTGCAACCTTATACAAATAGTCCAGGAGAACAAGCTATAGTTGTTACAATGCTAACTTCAGTTTATGCAATATGCGTGTTTTTTGCAGCTCCTGGGCTTGGAGCTTTGAGTGACAGATATGGACGTCGTCCATTACTCTTATCATGCCTTTTGGGTTCTGCAATTGGGTACTTAGTTTTTGGAATAGGAGGAGCTTTATGGGTACTATTTGCTGGACGTATAATAGAAGGTGTAACAGGTGGAAGTATAAGCACTATCTTCGCATATTTTGCAGACATCACTCCTAGAGAACATAGAAGTAAATACTTTGGATGGTTGAGTGCATTTTCAGGTGTAGGTTGTGTTATTGGTCCAACTGTAGGTGGATTGCTTGCTAAATTTGGTTATTCTGTACCAATGTACTTTGGGGCAATAATAACTTTATTGAATGTAATTTATGGATTCTTATATATGCCTGAGAGCCTTGATAAGAAGAATAGATTAAAGGAGATTACACTTGCAAGGCTAAATCCATTTATACAGCTTGCAAATGTACTTTCTGTAAAAAACTTAAAAAGGCTACTTGTATCAGCATTTTTACTTTGGATACCAAATGGGTCCTTACAGTCAGTTTTTTCGCAATTTACAATAGATACTTTCAATTGGAAACCTGCAATAATTGGACTTGTATTTTCAATTATGGGTATCCAAGATATTATTTCACAAGGATTTATAATGCCAAAGCTTTTGAGAAAACTTAGTGATGCACAGATAGCAATTCTTGGAATGATTTCGGAAATTATAGGTTACAGTTTTATTGCAGCATCGGCCTTGTTTTCATTCTATCCTATTTTTATTGTTGGAATGTTTATATTTGGTTTTGGAGATTCTATCTTTGGACCTTCATTCAATGGGATGATATCCAAGTCTGTCGATTCTAGCGAACAAGGAAGGATTCAAGGAGGCAGTCAATCTATTCAATCTTTAGCGAGAATAATTGGACCTATCATTGGAGGGCAAATCTATGTATCTCTTGGTCATGCAGCACCTGCTTTTATGGGGATTATACTTATAGCAGTGGCAATATCAGTTTTGTATAGGGGTATACATGCAAATGTGTAA
- a CDS encoding MarR family transcriptional regulator, translating into MNKEEQVMMGFRDLLNKTVWLNKFKMEESLKGYKSSEVHCIEYIGRNVDCNVTKLAEYFYMTRGAISKVTKKLIKKGVIESYQKPDNKKEIYFRLTEKGKGVYNIHEGLHKEFQERDKVVFEKVTDEQFDSMISFVENYNRHLDEQIKKQGIILKQNKLE; encoded by the coding sequence ATGAATAAAGAAGAACAGGTCATGATGGGTTTTAGGGACTTACTAAACAAGACAGTTTGGCTTAATAAGTTTAAGATGGAAGAGAGTCTCAAAGGTTATAAGTCTTCTGAAGTACATTGCATTGAATACATTGGAAGGAATGTAGATTGTAATGTAACCAAACTAGCAGAATACTTTTATATGACTAGAGGTGCTATAAGTAAAGTAACTAAAAAGCTGATAAAAAAAGGTGTTATTGAAAGCTACCAGAAGCCTGATAACAAAAAAGAAATCTACTTTAGACTTACTGAGAAAGGTAAAGGCGTCTATAACATCCATGAGGGACTGCACAAAGAGTTTCAAGAACGTGATAAAGTTGTATTTGAGAAGGTAACTGATGAACAATTTGACAGCATGATTAGCTTTGTGGAAAATTATAATCGACACTTAGATGAACAAATAAAGAAACAGGGGATAATATTAAAGCAGAATAAGTTAGAATAA
- a CDS encoding aspartyl protease family protein, translated as MTELLRSSDKITRVSYEKQVEELKVKFEKNQNDEVLILEYAQILFKLGDITEVQNVLKSLLNSKKLSADAIYLSAQIEYLNGNYTQAEKLCNTLIEEYPDKFKEKAEDELVLIYYQTNQYQKADKLSPTEGKLNNAILEMMKSFEDKNSNQIDWNGKDETVIPFVTTEPLPVIPVEINGRRINTIIDSGGPMFVVDEKIAKEIGIKAASKEESNKFAGGNSAETGFGQADSLTIGDVNMKNIPVLLGPFDGFAELFKDYEGIHGILGTSVLKEFVPTMDYPSGQIVLRPRNEVGKNNLNQMLKNDEVLEEIPFTLASTHFMFGKGSVNQKTDLNFFVDSGFGGSRKGAGIILPDETINSLGISMPELNQVEKGKGGMGGSGYQESHFELSSYGLGNLQLENSLGYYFTGGVLDYNEAIGFFIDGLISHNYLKNYKWSIDFDSMKMIFSNSK; from the coding sequence ATGACAGAATTATTAAGATCAAGCGACAAAATTACACGAGTAAGTTATGAAAAACAGGTAGAGGAACTTAAAGTAAAGTTTGAGAAAAACCAAAATGATGAAGTTCTTATATTAGAATATGCTCAAATATTATTTAAATTGGGAGATATTACAGAGGTACAAAATGTACTTAAATCTTTATTAAATTCGAAGAAGCTTTCAGCAGATGCAATTTATCTTTCTGCACAAATAGAATATTTGAATGGGAATTATACACAAGCTGAAAAGCTATGTAACACTCTTATAGAAGAGTACCCTGATAAATTCAAAGAAAAGGCTGAAGATGAATTGGTACTGATATATTATCAAACGAATCAATATCAAAAAGCTGACAAGCTATCTCCTACAGAGGGAAAACTAAATAATGCTATATTAGAAATGATGAAATCTTTTGAAGATAAAAATTCAAATCAAATTGACTGGAATGGAAAAGATGAAACTGTTATTCCATTTGTAACAACTGAGCCTCTACCTGTTATACCAGTAGAAATAAATGGTAGAAGAATAAATACAATTATTGATAGTGGTGGTCCAATGTTTGTTGTTGATGAGAAAATTGCAAAAGAAATTGGTATTAAGGCAGCTTCTAAAGAGGAAAGTAATAAATTTGCTGGAGGTAATAGTGCTGAAACTGGTTTTGGTCAAGCTGATTCGCTTACTATAGGAGATGTAAACATGAAGAATATCCCTGTATTGTTAGGGCCATTTGATGGATTTGCAGAGCTATTTAAAGATTATGAAGGTATTCATGGTATCCTTGGAACAAGTGTACTTAAGGAATTTGTGCCTACAATGGATTATCCTAGTGGTCAGATAGTGTTAAGACCTAGAAATGAAGTAGGAAAAAATAATCTTAACCAAATGCTTAAAAATGATGAGGTATTAGAAGAAATTCCATTCACACTTGCTTCTACTCATTTTATGTTTGGAAAAGGTTCAGTCAATCAGAAAACCGACCTAAATTTCTTTGTTGACTCAGGCTTTGGTGGAAGTAGAAAAGGTGCAGGAATTATATTACCTGACGAAACAATAAATTCTTTGGGGATTTCTATGCCTGAGCTAAATCAAGTTGAGAAAGGAAAAGGAGGTATGGGAGGAAGTGGTTATCAAGAGTCCCATTTCGAGCTTTCATCATATGGTCTAGGCAATTTACAACTTGAAAATAGTCTTGGATATTACTTTACAGGTGGAGTACTAGATTATAATGAAGCAATTGGATTTTTTATAGATGGTCTAATAAGTCATAATTATTTGAAGAACTATAAATGGTCAATTGACTTCGATTCTATGAAGATGATATTCAGTAATTCTAAATAG
- a CDS encoding aspartyl protease family protein, with protein sequence MIKSLKSRGLCVLLCGALIVGVATGCASQTTSSKSSKAKSTPKPTKEITRVSYEKQAEELKAKYEKNQKDEALRLEYAQTLFKLGDITEAQEVLKPLLDSKKPSGDAIYLSARIEYLNGNYTQAEKLCNTLIEEYPDKFKEKAEDELALIYYQTNQYQKADKLSSTEGKVNNAILEMMKSFEDKNPNQIDWNGKDETVIPFVTTEPLPVIPVEINGRRINAIIDSGGPMFVVDEKIAKEIGIKTVSKEENSKFAGGNSAETGFGQADSLTIGDVNMNNIPVLLGPFDGFAELFKDYEDIHGILGTNVLKEFVPTMDYPSGQIVLRPRNEVGRNNLNQMLKNDEVLEEIPFTLASTHFMFGKGSVNQKTDLNFFVDSGFGGSRKGAGIILPDETINSLGISMPELNQVEKGKGGMGGSGYQEAHFNLSSYGLGNLQMKNSLGYYFTGGVLDYNEAVGFFRDGLISHNYLKNYKWSIDFDSRKMTFSNPK encoded by the coding sequence ATGATAAAATCACTGAAATCAAGAGGATTATGTGTTCTATTATGTGGAGCATTGATTGTTGGTGTAGCTACAGGGTGTGCATCTCAAACTACATCATCAAAGAGTTCCAAGGCTAAATCAACACCTAAACCAACAAAAGAAATTACACGAGTAAGTTATGAAAAACAGGCTGAGGAACTTAAAGCAAAGTATGAGAAAAACCAAAAAGATGAAGCACTAAGATTAGAATATGCTCAAACACTATTTAAATTGGGAGATATTACAGAGGCACAAGAAGTACTTAAACCTTTATTAGATTCGAAGAAGCCTTCAGGAGATGCAATTTATCTCTCTGCACGAATAGAATATTTGAATGGAAATTATACACAAGCTGAAAAGCTATGTAACACTCTTATAGAAGAGTATCCTGATAAATTTAAAGAAAAGGCTGAAGATGAACTGGCACTGATATATTATCAAACGAATCAATATCAAAAAGCTGACAAGCTATCTTCTACAGAGGGAAAAGTAAACAATGCTATATTGGAAATGATGAAATCTTTTGAAGATAAAAATCCAAATCAAATTGACTGGAATGGAAAAGATGAAACTGTTATTCCATTTGTAACAACTGAACCTCTACCTGTTATACCAGTAGAAATAAATGGTAGAAGAATAAATGCCATTATTGATAGTGGAGGTCCAATGTTTGTTGTTGATGAGAAAATTGCAAAAGAAATTGGTATTAAAACAGTTTCTAAAGAGGAAAATAGTAAATTTGCTGGAGGCAATAGTGCTGAAACTGGTTTTGGTCAAGCTGATTCGCTTACTATAGGGGATGTAAACATGAATAATATCCCTGTATTGTTAGGACCATTTGATGGATTTGCAGAGCTATTTAAAGATTATGAAGATATTCATGGTATCCTTGGAACAAATGTACTTAAGGAATTTGTACCTACAATGGATTATCCTAGTGGTCAGATAGTATTGAGACCTAGAAATGAAGTAGGAAGAAATAATCTTAACCAAATGCTTAAAAATGATGAGGTATTAGAAGAAATTCCATTCACACTTGCTTCTACTCATTTTATGTTTGGAAAAGGTTCAGTCAATCAGAAAACCGACCTAAATTTCTTTGTTGACTCAGGTTTTGGTGGAAGTAGAAAAGGTGCAGGAATTATATTACCTGACGAAACAATAAATTCTTTGGGGATTTCTATGCCTGAGCTAAATCAAGTTGAGAAAGGAAAAGGAGGTATGGGAGGAAGTGGTTATCAAGAGGCCCATTTCAATCTCTCATCATATGGTCTAGGTAATTTGCAAATGAAAAATAGTCTTGGATATTACTTTACAGGTGGAGTATTAGATTATAATGAAGCAGTTGGATTTTTTAGAGATGGCTTAATAAGTCATAATTATTTGAAGAATTATAAATGGTCAATTGATTTCGACTCTAGAAAGATGACATTCAGTAATCCTAAATAG
- a CDS encoding response regulator transcription factor, translating into MDERLENPERILIVDDEEGLLTLVKITLNKEQYHNITCVSTGTEALECIKNNQYDLIILDVMLPDYCGFDLCTKIRRQTIAPIIFLTARAGDYDKLSGLAIGGDDYITKPFNTMELVARIKAIFRRQQLEREVLNTHSESVMIYSYGYIVLDMARAILTVNNQAVECTAKELELMEFFCQNPNKVFTTSHLYDTIWGLPGYGDEKTVTIHISKLRKKILDDNKPYKVITNLRGIGYKFIPPDGS; encoded by the coding sequence ATGGATGAAAGATTGGAAAACCCCGAAAGGATACTTATTGTTGACGATGAAGAAGGCCTTTTAACATTAGTAAAAATTACCTTAAATAAAGAGCAGTATCATAATATTACTTGTGTATCAACAGGTACTGAAGCTCTTGAGTGCATAAAAAACAATCAATATGACCTTATCATTCTTGATGTAATGCTACCAGATTATTGTGGATTTGACTTATGTACAAAAATCCGCAGACAAACCATAGCACCTATCATATTTCTTACTGCTAGAGCTGGTGATTACGACAAGTTATCAGGACTTGCTATTGGTGGTGACGATTATATAACAAAGCCATTTAACACAATGGAACTTGTAGCCAGAATCAAGGCTATTTTTAGGCGTCAGCAACTCGAACGTGAAGTACTAAATACTCATTCAGAAAGTGTTATGATTTATAGTTATGGCTATATTGTTCTTGATATGGCACGTGCGATACTTACTGTAAATAATCAAGCTGTCGAATGTACAGCTAAAGAACTCGAACTGATGGAATTCTTTTGCCAAAACCCAAACAAAGTCTTTACCACATCACATTTGTATGATACAATTTGGGGACTACCAGGATATGGAGATGAAAAGACTGTTACAATACATATATCTAAACTTAGAAAAAAAATACTAGATGATAATAAACCATACAAGGTTATCACAAACCTTCGTGGAATTGGCTACAAGTTCATACCACCAGATGGGAGTTGA
- a CDS encoding HAMP domain-containing histidine kinase, whose translation MSKGNYIIAEKAFTKNGKLKWYYFMYKEVIVNIKALGNKLQETEIERKNLEIAKTDWLAGVSHDLKTPLSYINGYSSLMLNKKLSFSEEERMTFLNDIYKKGVYIEKLIDDLSLTFFIDSSGKIQLKHTQVEMVTFLQNLIADIANNPKTENQIFEFHTDLRKLHLVIDEMLMYRAIYNLLINCVEHNPDGTEINVILKQTSKEICIDITDNGVGMDVEMTSDIFDKYYSSKKHHTQGKGLGLFISMQIIDAHEGSISVSSTIGKGTSFQIILGQHKV comes from the coding sequence TTGTCAAAGGGTAATTATATAATAGCTGAAAAAGCTTTTACTAAAAACGGAAAACTAAAATGGTACTACTTTATGTATAAGGAAGTCATTGTAAATATAAAAGCTCTAGGCAATAAGCTTCAAGAAACTGAGATTGAACGAAAGAATCTAGAAATTGCAAAAACTGATTGGCTTGCTGGTGTATCACATGATTTAAAAACGCCACTGTCATATATCAATGGGTATTCCTCTCTAATGCTTAACAAAAAACTCAGTTTTAGTGAAGAAGAGAGAATGACATTTCTGAATGATATATATAAAAAGGGAGTGTATATCGAAAAGTTAATAGATGATTTAAGTCTGACATTTTTTATAGATTCCTCTGGGAAAATACAGCTTAAACACACACAGGTTGAAATGGTAACCTTTCTTCAAAACCTCATTGCTGATATAGCAAACAATCCAAAAACAGAAAATCAGATATTTGAATTTCATACAGATTTGAGAAAGTTACATTTAGTTATTGATGAGATGCTAATGTACAGAGCTATTTATAACCTTTTAATTAATTGTGTTGAACACAATCCTGATGGAACAGAAATAAATGTTATCTTAAAACAAACATCTAAAGAGATTTGTATTGATATTACTGATAATGGTGTTGGTATGGATGTAGAGATGACAAGTGATATTTTTGATAAATACTATAGTAGCAAAAAACATCATACACAAGGTAAAGGATTAGGTTTATTTATCTCTATGCAGATTATTGATGCACATGAAGGTAGTATTTCAGTTTCTAGCACTATTGGAAAAGGTACATCATTTCAAATCATATTGGGACAACATAAAGTCTAG
- a CDS encoding helix-turn-helix domain-containing protein — MDISEKILKLRKANNLSQENLAEQLNVSRQSISKWETGQSVPETEKLITLSEIFNVTIDYLLKPTEIDEISIRTEILEKQQQQLVKKERKNDKILFIVLSCLATYLIAFAIYIIGHFYFEIWNPGVILSEFIIATAIAITINLKHKYKID; from the coding sequence ATGGATATATCTGAAAAAATTTTAAAACTAAGAAAAGCAAATAATCTCTCTCAGGAGAATTTAGCAGAACAACTTAATGTCTCAAGACAAAGTATATCAAAATGGGAAACAGGTCAATCTGTTCCAGAAACAGAAAAGTTAATTACTTTAAGCGAAATATTCAATGTTACAATAGATTATCTTTTGAAACCAACTGAAATAGATGAGATATCAATTAGAACAGAAATATTAGAAAAACAACAACAGCAGTTAGTTAAAAAGGAAAGAAAAAATGATAAAATCTTATTTATTGTATTAAGCTGTCTAGCCACATACTTAATTGCATTCGCTATATATATTATTGGCCACTTCTATTTTGAAATTTGGAATCCAGGTGTAATATTAAGTGAATTTATAATAGCAACAGCAATTGCTATTACTATTAATTTAAAGCATAAGTATAAAATTGATTAA